One Spiroplasma sp. NBRC 100390 DNA window includes the following coding sequences:
- a CDS encoding GNAT family N-acetyltransferase, with amino-acid sequence MIRRATILDQKQIEELGQKVLSKISIEDYSLLQQTAILQRWQNEDFCKVLSEEEGYVIVFDNKILAFGSYHSEQNRITQLYVDPEYQGWYFGKKMLQQLETVAQANGFLDLTVDAYLPTVAFFQKHHYSAIKKNLHLSQNEEITTFFMKKYF; translated from the coding sequence ATGATTCGACGCGCAACAATCTTAGATCAAAAACAAATTGAAGAATTAGGACAAAAAGTATTGAGTAAAATTAGCATTGAGGACTATAGTTTGTTACAACAGACAGCAATTTTACAACGATGACAAAACGAAGATTTTTGTAAAGTGTTAAGTGAAGAAGAAGGTTATGTTATTGTCTTTGACAATAAAATTTTAGCTTTTGGGTCATATCATTCTGAGCAGAATAGAATTACACAATTATATGTTGATCCCGAATATCAAGGATGATATTTTGGCAAAAAAATGTTGCAACAATTAGAAACAGTTGCACAAGCAAATGGTTTTTTAGATCTTACTGTTGATGCTTATTTGCCAACAGTAGCTTTTTTTCAAAAACATCATTATAGTGCCATTAAAAAGAATTTACACCTGTCTCAAAACGAAGAGATTACAACATTTTTTATGAAAAAATACTTTTAA
- a CDS encoding ATP-binding cassette domain-containing protein codes for MANLTEDFLVKGVNINKFYRKQHVLKNVNLTVKTGDRIGIVGPNGTGKTTLCEILAQLRRVSDGTSEKKFGVRIGMQLQESKYPKGVTGYDILNLYLKAYNLFISPNEIYQLLLDLQIEKIMNKDITKLSGGQQQKINILLALIVEPDLIILDELATGLDLEIKDKIYEILSTFLANQDKALLLISHNMEEIEKFCDTLIFMIDGEIIKISKVDEIIAEYGNVEKFVKDQFKEYQIGAYNQNYRTGAIENDKWAKNWAKYIDKNKK; via the coding sequence ATGGCTAATTTAACAGAAGACTTTTTAGTCAAAGGTGTTAATATCAATAAATTTTATCGCAAACAACATGTTTTAAAAAATGTTAATTTAACGGTTAAAACCGGCGATCGAATTGGAATTGTTGGCCCAAATGGAACTGGAAAAACAACTTTATGTGAAATTTTAGCACAACTTCGTCGTGTTTCGGATGGGACTAGTGAAAAGAAATTTGGTGTTCGCATTGGGATGCAATTACAAGAATCAAAATATCCAAAAGGAGTTACTGGTTATGATATTTTAAATTTATATTTAAAAGCTTATAATTTATTTATTTCACCAAATGAAATTTATCAATTGTTATTAGACTTACAAATAGAAAAAATAATGAATAAAGATATTACTAAATTATCTGGTGGACAACAACAAAAAATTAATATTTTATTAGCCTTAATTGTTGAACCAGACTTAATTATTCTTGATGAATTAGCAACGGGATTAGATTTAGAAATTAAAGATAAAATATATGAAATATTAAGTACCTTTTTAGCAAATCAAGATAAAGCATTATTATTAATCTCACATAATATGGAAGAAATTGAAAAATTTTGTGACACTTTAATTTTTATGATTGATGGCGAAATTATAAAAATATCAAAAGTTGATGAAATTATCGCTGAATATGGTAATGTTGAAAAATTTGTTAAAGATCAATTTAAAGAATATCAAATTGGTGCTTATAATCAAAATTATAGAACAGGAGCAATAGAAAATGACAAATGAGCAAAAAACTGAGCAAAATACATCGATAAAAACAAAAAATAA
- the rpmG gene encoding 50S ribosomal protein L33 yields MREGIILRCEQCKEENYIAKRDKKKQQEKLEVKKYCSKCNQHTLHKEKK; encoded by the coding sequence ATGCGCGAAGGAATAATTTTACGTTGTGAACAATGTAAAGAAGAAAACTATATTGCAAAACGTGATAAAAAGAAACAACAAGAAAAATTAGAAGTAAAAAAATATTGTTCAAAATGTAACCAACATACTTTACATAAAGAAAAAAAATAG
- a CDS encoding cation-translocating P-type ATPase — MEEYISQDNNNLESSLQTNFEIGLSSDEVTIRQKQYGKNELPKGKVTPWYVIFGKALIEPLQLILIAAAVISVIAPMVGNNWKLRGGYFVDFTVIGAIVILDAILETVQTVKARKSMAALKSLSKPKAVVIRNDLQQEIPAHELTVGDIVVLEAGKYVPAELRIIEQSDVFIDEAILTGESVPVHKTDKPIEATTILAEMKNIAFMSTFITAGRAVGVVIKVGQQTEIGKIATTINETEESPTNLEKKLTKFSYWIAGLSFIIAIMIFIALYFSGNKSGWTNYLMVAITLAIGVIPESLAAVVSITLSFSTKRMAKQNVIVKKLASMETLGSVNVICTDKTGTLTENKMTVKKVIMDNSVINAEAYQTVNHDQHQDLFLKALVLCNDSVTEDKERIGDPTELALVDYAELFAYDEQDSRDKWERIDEVPFDSERKLMSTLNIIDGVSTTFTKGALDSLLQYCDRIMIKNQILTLTDEHKAELLKLADDLSTQALRVLAFAYNTNFDDEQDPEALETNLIFLGAVGMIDPVRCSAIEAVKKAHAAGIEVVMITGDHATTALAIAKELNLAYSEYEVISSEQLNEMSDKQLIRIIDKIKVFARVNPEHKVRIVNILQQKKYLVSMTGDGVNDAPSLVKADIGVAMGITGTDVAKQAADVILTDDNFETIIKGVNEGRNVYQKIRRAISFVIGVNLANVLSIFILSLINHVSPVEATDILWMNLVIESILAICIGMGDNDDTLMRIKPLQGKNSLFRNIWGPTLRITILTSAVCIGAYYFGMSFVPAEAYQPYGYQTVFDFLRSNDPMITVEMKLQISDFGRTSMFLVLTCAPSMLVNTVTLSDWKIKSQFKSIINRPLTCAAIGAVLLNIIMLFIPWINNKVLNLNDLEVYSKSNWYFVPACLAMAMIPVTVIIVTDALYFWWHHNLKHYFQQIGQKK, encoded by the coding sequence ATGGAAGAATATATATCCCAGGATAATAACAACCTAGAATCTTCTTTACAAACTAATTTTGAAATTGGTTTATCAAGCGATGAAGTTACAATTCGTCAAAAACAATATGGTAAAAATGAGTTACCAAAGGGAAAAGTAACCCCATGATATGTCATTTTTGGAAAAGCTTTAATTGAACCACTTCAATTAATTTTAATTGCTGCAGCAGTAATTTCCGTTATTGCACCAATGGTTGGTAATAACTGAAAATTAAGAGGGGGATATTTTGTTGATTTTACTGTAATTGGAGCCATTGTTATTCTTGATGCAATCTTAGAAACAGTACAAACCGTAAAAGCCCGAAAATCAATGGCAGCATTAAAATCACTTTCTAAACCAAAGGCTGTTGTCATTCGAAATGATCTTCAACAAGAAATTCCGGCCCATGAATTAACAGTTGGTGATATTGTTGTTTTAGAAGCTGGAAAATATGTTCCAGCTGAACTGCGAATTATTGAACAATCAGATGTTTTTATTGATGAAGCAATTTTAACCGGTGAAAGTGTCCCGGTTCATAAGACAGATAAACCAATTGAAGCAACAACAATTTTAGCAGAAATGAAAAATATTGCTTTTATGTCAACTTTTATTACGGCTGGGCGTGCCGTTGGGGTTGTGATTAAAGTTGGTCAACAAACTGAAATTGGAAAAATTGCCACAACAATTAATGAAACGGAAGAAAGTCCAACAAATTTAGAAAAAAAATTAACAAAATTTTCATATTGAATTGCAGGATTAAGTTTTATTATTGCTATTATGATTTTTATTGCGTTATATTTTAGTGGTAATAAAAGCGGTTGAACAAACTACTTAATGGTTGCAATTACCTTAGCAATTGGAGTTATTCCAGAATCATTGGCAGCTGTTGTTTCAATTACCTTATCGTTTTCAACAAAACGGATGGCAAAACAAAATGTTATTGTTAAAAAACTAGCTAGTATGGAAACATTAGGTAGTGTTAATGTCATTTGTACTGATAAAACTGGAACTTTAACGGAAAATAAAATGACCGTAAAAAAAGTAATTATGGATAATAGTGTTATTAATGCTGAAGCGTATCAAACTGTCAACCATGATCAACACCAAGATTTATTTTTAAAAGCACTGGTCCTATGTAACGATAGTGTAACTGAAGATAAAGAACGAATTGGTGATCCAACTGAATTAGCATTAGTTGATTATGCTGAATTATTTGCATATGATGAGCAAGATTCACGTGATAAATGAGAGCGTATTGATGAAGTTCCATTTGATTCAGAACGAAAACTAATGTCAACATTAAATATTATTGATGGTGTCAGTACTACTTTTACAAAAGGAGCATTAGATAGTTTATTACAATATTGTGACCGCATTATGATTAAAAATCAAATTTTAACGCTAACTGATGAACATAAGGCAGAGTTATTAAAATTAGCGGATGATTTATCAACGCAAGCATTACGCGTATTAGCTTTTGCTTATAATACTAATTTTGATGATGAACAAGATCCAGAAGCATTAGAAACTAATTTAATCTTTTTAGGAGCGGTTGGAATGATTGATCCCGTCCGTTGCTCAGCAATTGAAGCTGTCAAAAAAGCTCACGCAGCCGGAATTGAAGTTGTGATGATTACTGGTGATCATGCGACAACAGCTCTAGCAATTGCCAAGGAATTAAATTTAGCTTATTCTGAATATGAGGTAATTTCTTCAGAACAATTAAATGAAATGAGTGATAAACAGTTAATTCGAATTATTGATAAAATTAAGGTTTTTGCTCGGGTTAATCCAGAACATAAAGTACGAATTGTTAATATTTTGCAACAAAAAAAATACTTAGTTTCAATGACTGGGGATGGAGTTAATGATGCTCCAAGTTTAGTTAAAGCCGACATCGGAGTGGCAATGGGAATTACCGGAACTGATGTTGCAAAACAAGCAGCAGATGTTATTTTAACCGATGATAATTTTGAAACAATTATTAAAGGAGTTAATGAAGGACGTAATGTTTATCAAAAAATTCGACGTGCAATTTCCTTCGTAATTGGTGTTAACTTAGCTAATGTTTTATCAATTTTTATTTTATCCTTAATTAATCATGTTTCGCCAGTGGAAGCAACTGATATCTTATGAATGAACTTAGTAATTGAATCTATTTTAGCAATTTGTATTGGAATGGGGGACAATGATGATACTTTAATGCGGATTAAACCATTACAAGGTAAAAATTCACTCTTTCGCAATATTTGAGGACCAACATTACGAATTACCATTTTAACAAGTGCTGTTTGTATTGGGGCATACTATTTTGGAATGAGTTTTGTCCCCGCCGAAGCTTATCAGCCATATGGTTATCAAACTGTTTTTGATTTTTTACGTAGTAATGATCCAATGATTACGGTTGAAATGAAACTACAAATTTCTGACTTTGGGCGAACATCGATGTTTCTTGTTTTAACTTGTGCTCCAAGTATGCTTGTAAATACCGTTACTTTATCAGACTGAAAAATAAAATCACAATTTAAATCAATTATTAATCGACCATTAACTTGTGCGGCAATTGGAGCAGTATTATTGAACATTATAATGCTATTTATTCCGTGAATTAATAACAAAGTATTAAATTTGAATGATTTAGAAGTTTATAGCAAAAGTAACTGGTATTTTGTCCCAGCTTGTTTAGCAATGGCAATGATTCCAGTAACAGTGATTATAGTAACTGACGCACTGTATTTTTGATGACATCATAATTTAAAACATTACTTCCAACAAATTGGACAAAAAAAATAA